In Terriglobales bacterium, a single genomic region encodes these proteins:
- a CDS encoding helix-turn-helix transcriptional regulator, translating into MMKLTPFGETARVLRLRYDLSMKAMAEFMGISASHLSGIEYGEKRLSPKHTDSAIKFFISHNTKTEEIENLRLSAERSKDTVHTGHLSADAKGLVAAFARRLQSGDAPTPEIMNWLANKNKELDP; encoded by the coding sequence ATGATGAAGCTCACGCCCTTCGGAGAAACAGCCCGTGTGCTGAGGCTCCGGTACGACCTTTCGATGAAGGCGATGGCGGAGTTCATGGGCATCAGCGCGTCGCACTTAAGCGGCATCGAGTATGGGGAGAAACGCCTCTCGCCTAAGCACACCGATAGCGCAATCAAGTTCTTCATCAGCCACAACACGAAGACCGAGGAGATCGAAAATTTGCGTCTCAGCGCGGAGCGATCAAAGGATACGGTACATACGGGACATCTATCTGCAGATGCCAAAGGGTTGGTCGCAGCGTTTGCTCGTCGACTACAGAGTGGCGATGCTCCGACTCCAGAAATCATGAATTGGTTGGCTAACAAGAACAAGGAACTCGATCCATAA